In Paraburkholderia bryophila, a single genomic region encodes these proteins:
- a CDS encoding efflux RND transporter periplasmic adaptor subunit encodes MRNSPSPALRRRLAVAAMTAAVAGIALAGIAFHASRAASAPTAADSADYPAVAVQTVRVQQAVIAQPVRGYGIVAASGSSLTTINLPYVARIVQMRVQAGQRVTRGTPLFVVQADPAAVLAATQAKSAVTLAQGELARTQSLLDQGLSTQSQLAAARKADDDARQALAAQNQSGVAGGNKVVAAPRDGVVLQVSVAQGDQVQAGAAILQLADDGIGNSRPNVTLGVEPADAAAIHPGDTVTLHGLSTALAKAAIAGRVVLVGAAIDPQSQLVDIGAMVPLGQSAFMPGTHVSADIATRSGTHWIVPRAAVLKDDQGAYVFQITPQNNARRVAVTIQVENGDRYGVDGALDAAQGLVVSGNYELQNGMAVQTGGGAPR; translated from the coding sequence ATGCGAAATAGCCCTTCTCCCGCGCTGCGGCGGCGTCTCGCCGTGGCCGCCATGACCGCCGCGGTTGCCGGCATTGCACTGGCCGGTATCGCGTTTCATGCGTCACGTGCCGCTAGTGCACCGACAGCCGCCGACAGCGCCGACTACCCCGCCGTCGCCGTCCAAACCGTGCGTGTGCAGCAAGCCGTCATCGCGCAACCGGTGCGCGGTTACGGCATCGTCGCGGCGTCCGGGTCCAGTCTCACCACGATCAATCTGCCGTACGTCGCGCGTATCGTGCAAATGCGCGTGCAGGCCGGTCAGCGCGTGACACGCGGCACGCCGCTGTTCGTCGTGCAGGCCGATCCCGCCGCCGTGCTCGCCGCGACGCAGGCGAAAAGCGCCGTGACGCTCGCGCAGGGCGAGTTGGCGCGCACGCAATCGCTGCTCGACCAAGGTCTCTCCACGCAGTCGCAACTCGCCGCCGCCCGCAAGGCCGACGACGACGCACGGCAGGCGCTCGCCGCGCAGAATCAGAGCGGTGTGGCGGGCGGCAACAAGGTCGTGGCCGCGCCGCGCGATGGGGTCGTGCTGCAGGTGTCGGTGGCTCAAGGCGATCAGGTGCAGGCGGGCGCCGCGATTCTGCAACTCGCGGATGACGGCATTGGCAACAGCCGCCCCAACGTCACGCTCGGCGTCGAACCTGCAGACGCCGCCGCGATTCATCCCGGCGACACGGTCACCCTGCACGGCCTCTCCACCGCGCTCGCGAAGGCCGCGATAGCAGGCCGCGTGGTGCTGGTCGGCGCCGCCATCGATCCGCAAAGCCAGCTCGTCGACATCGGCGCGATGGTGCCGCTCGGCCAGAGCGCGTTCATGCCGGGCACCCACGTCAGCGCCGACATCGCCACCCGCAGCGGCACGCACTGGATCGTGCCGCGCGCGGCCGTGCTGAAAGACGACCAGGGCGCCTACGTGTTCCAGATCACGCCGCAAAACAACGCACGCCGCGTGGCCGTAACGATCCAGGTCGAAAACGGCGACCGTTACGGCGTGGACGGTGCGCTCGACGCCGCGCAGGGACTCGTGGTCAGCGGCAATTACGAGCTACAGAACGGCATGGCGGTGCAAACCGGCGGAGGCGCACCGCGATGA
- a CDS encoding TolC family protein: protein MPVFYATSAPLRALVPLCALLIGGCTWYHREPLAQRDTSTSTRTLERIRIDPATMPLPELAAHRFDPSDGLDIDEVAMLAVANNPDLKLARDDLGIARAQAYSAGLLPDPQLSVSSDYPGAAGTTRAFNYGLSIDVMAIVLRSANQQSADATVAKTDLGLLWQEWQIVAQARQLFVKTRFQQDTLPLLRQQRDLARTRYERMADAHRDGDLTDDTLTAALTAYSDARKQFTDAERAAEQTHHDLNALLGLSPDVQLPLTGNDAIAPLAAPTLDAAVDAALADLARRRPDLIALQAGYEAQEQKYRAAVLSQFPSLSVGFVRARDTSNIYTSGFQINLSLPIFNRNQGNVAIEKATRRRLRDEYQSRLNQAYADVAHLRADDAILTRQLQQTEDALPGVDLAARHAAAAYADHDLALGAYTDAQSASLAKRVDVATLREALAEQRVGLQALLGSAIPDAFTSDQTFIDTHAK, encoded by the coding sequence TTGCCCGTCTTTTACGCCACCTCGGCGCCCCTGCGCGCCCTCGTGCCGCTCTGCGCATTGCTGATCGGCGGCTGCACGTGGTATCACCGCGAGCCGCTCGCGCAGCGCGATACCTCCACGTCGACGCGCACGCTCGAACGCATCCGGATCGATCCCGCAACCATGCCGCTGCCCGAACTGGCCGCGCATCGTTTCGATCCATCGGACGGACTCGACATCGACGAAGTCGCGATGCTCGCGGTCGCCAACAATCCCGATCTCAAGCTGGCTCGCGACGATCTCGGCATTGCCCGCGCGCAAGCCTATTCGGCGGGTCTGCTGCCCGACCCGCAACTGAGCGTGTCGAGCGATTATCCGGGCGCGGCAGGCACCACCCGCGCCTTCAACTACGGCCTGAGCATCGACGTGATGGCGATCGTGCTGCGCAGCGCGAATCAACAGTCTGCCGACGCGACCGTCGCCAAGACCGATCTCGGGCTGCTGTGGCAGGAATGGCAGATCGTCGCCCAGGCGCGACAGCTGTTCGTCAAAACTCGCTTCCAGCAGGACACGCTGCCGCTGCTGCGGCAACAACGCGATCTCGCGCGCACGCGCTACGAACGCATGGCCGACGCGCACCGCGACGGCGACCTCACCGACGACACGCTGACCGCGGCACTCACCGCCTACAGCGACGCGCGCAAGCAATTCACCGACGCCGAACGCGCGGCGGAGCAAACGCATCACGACCTCAACGCATTGCTCGGTCTCTCGCCCGATGTGCAATTGCCGCTCACCGGCAACGACGCCATCGCGCCGCTCGCCGCCCCAACGCTTGACGCAGCAGTCGACGCGGCGCTCGCCGATCTCGCGCGACGCCGCCCCGATCTGATCGCGCTGCAAGCCGGCTACGAGGCACAGGAGCAGAAATACCGCGCGGCGGTGCTCAGCCAGTTCCCGAGTCTGTCGGTCGGTTTCGTGCGGGCGCGCGACACGTCGAACATCTACACCAGCGGCTTTCAGATCAACCTGAGCCTGCCGATCTTCAACCGTAATCAGGGCAACGTCGCGATCGAAAAGGCTACCCGTCGACGCTTACGCGACGAGTATCAGTCGAGGCTGAACCAGGCTTACGCGGATGTCGCTCATCTGCGCGCGGACGACGCCATCCTCACGCGCCAGTTGCAGCAAACCGAAGACGCGCTGCCCGGCGTCGATCTGGCCGCGCGGCACGCGGCGGCGGCGTACGCGGATCACGACCTCGCGCTCGGCGCCTATACCGATGCGCAAAGCGCGTCGCTGGCCAAACGCGTCGACGTCGCGACGCTGCGCGAAGCGCTCGCCGAACAACGCGTCGGTTTGCAGGCGCTGCTCGGCAGCGCGATTCCCGACGCCTTCACCTCGGATCAAACCTTCATCGACACTCATGCGAAATAG
- a CDS encoding response regulator, which translates to MRLLLVEDDDMIAETVLGAMRRVGYAIDWAEDGRAAELSLGNGVYDLVLLDLGLPKKDGIDVLNAYRKNGGAAPVIILTARDAVDERIRGLDAGADDYLIKPFDLDELAARIRALLRRRTGQKQPVYAHGELTLDPAAHEVTKAGELLPLVPREFALLQALIEEPTRVFTKAELEEKLYGWGEEVGSNTIEVHVHSLRRKIGADQVVTVRGVGYRLKRC; encoded by the coding sequence ATGCGTTTGCTACTGGTCGAAGACGACGACATGATCGCGGAAACGGTATTGGGCGCGATGCGCCGCGTCGGCTACGCGATCGACTGGGCCGAAGACGGCCGCGCGGCCGAATTGTCGCTGGGCAACGGCGTGTACGACCTCGTGCTGCTGGACCTCGGCCTGCCGAAAAAAGACGGCATCGACGTGCTCAACGCGTACCGCAAAAACGGCGGCGCGGCGCCGGTCATCATCCTGACCGCGCGCGACGCGGTCGACGAGCGGATTCGCGGCCTCGACGCCGGCGCCGACGATTACCTGATCAAACCGTTCGACCTCGACGAGCTGGCCGCGCGCATCCGCGCGTTGCTGCGGCGGCGCACCGGCCAGAAGCAGCCGGTCTACGCGCACGGCGAACTCACGCTCGACCCCGCCGCACACGAAGTCACCAAGGCGGGCGAGCTGCTGCCGCTGGTGCCGCGCGAATTCGCGCTGCTGCAGGCGCTGATCGAAGAACCCACGCGCGTGTTCACCAAGGCCGAGCTCGAAGAGAAGCTGTACGGCTGGGGCGAGGAAGTGGGCAGCAACACGATCGAAGTCCACGTGCACAGCTTGCGGCGCAAGATCGGCGCGGACCAGGTCGTGACGGTGCGCGGCGTGGGCTACCGTCTGAAGAGGTGCTGA
- a CDS encoding TAXI family TRAP transporter solute-binding subunit has product MKAQRPPSPSFPDDHPHAEWRDHTLSYVIVAALIILLVTLGVWLIDPAPPKTITMSAGPHDSSFVVAAEQYKKILARNGIKLNVLESDGSVQNLQRLLDPKQHVDVALVQGGVADGSDTSSLMSLGSVFYIPVVVFYRGSGVSQLSQLEGKRIAVGREGSGTRMLALKLLDANGIEPGGSTVLVPSDGMQAATQLVAGEVDAAILNGDSATRGLMLRLLKVPGVSVMNFDEASAYTRLFPYLDEIDLPPGVLDLKHRIPPETVHLISPTVELVARTSLHPAISDLLIEAAQEVHGMPGLLQHAGEFPNPVAREYQISEDAQRYYRTGKSFLYRTLPFWLASIGDRTLVLLLPMAVLLFPAMRLIPALYRWRVRSRIYRYYGSLIAIERGALADSTDEERQRLFVELDQIEASLNRLRMPLAYADAFYVLREHVGFVRSRLAAAAREHSHP; this is encoded by the coding sequence ATGAAAGCGCAGCGCCCGCCTTCCCCGTCGTTTCCCGACGATCACCCGCACGCCGAGTGGCGCGATCACACGCTGTCTTATGTGATCGTGGCCGCGCTGATCATCCTGCTGGTAACGCTGGGCGTCTGGCTGATCGATCCGGCGCCGCCGAAAACCATCACGATGAGCGCGGGCCCGCACGACAGCTCGTTCGTCGTCGCCGCGGAGCAGTACAAGAAAATCCTCGCCCGCAACGGCATCAAGCTGAACGTGCTGGAGTCGGACGGCTCGGTGCAGAACCTGCAGCGTCTGCTGGACCCGAAGCAGCATGTCGACGTCGCGCTCGTGCAAGGCGGCGTCGCCGATGGCTCCGACACCTCGTCGCTGATGTCGCTCGGCAGCGTGTTCTACATTCCCGTGGTGGTGTTCTATCGCGGCTCGGGTGTGTCCCAGCTTTCACAACTGGAAGGAAAGCGCATCGCCGTGGGCCGCGAAGGCAGCGGCACGCGCATGCTGGCGCTCAAACTGCTGGACGCGAATGGCATCGAACCCGGCGGCAGCACGGTGCTGGTGCCGAGCGACGGCATGCAAGCCGCCACCCAACTGGTGGCGGGCGAGGTCGACGCGGCGATCCTGAACGGCGACTCGGCCACTCGCGGCCTGATGCTGCGCCTGCTGAAAGTGCCCGGCGTGTCGGTGATGAATTTCGACGAAGCCAGCGCCTATACGCGGCTCTTTCCGTATCTGGACGAGATCGATCTGCCGCCCGGCGTGCTGGATCTGAAGCACCGGATTCCGCCCGAAACCGTGCATCTGATCAGCCCGACGGTGGAGCTGGTGGCGCGCACCAGCCTGCATCCGGCGATCTCCGATCTGCTGATCGAAGCCGCACAGGAAGTGCATGGCATGCCGGGGCTGTTGCAACACGCGGGAGAGTTTCCGAATCCGGTGGCGCGCGAGTATCAGATCAGCGAAGACGCGCAGCGCTACTACAGGACCGGCAAGAGCTTTCTGTACCGCACGCTGCCGTTCTGGCTGGCGAGTATCGGCGATCGCACGCTGGTGTTGCTGCTGCCGATGGCGGTGCTGCTGTTCCCCGCGATGCGGCTGATTCCGGCGCTGTACCGGTGGCGTGTGCGCTCGCGCATCTATCGCTATTACGGGTCGCTGATTGCGATTGAACGCGGCGCGCTCGCCGATTCGACCGATGAGGAACGACAACGTCTATTCGTTGAGCTGGATCAAATCGAGGCGTCGCTGAACCGGCTGCGTATGCCGCTTGCTTATGCGGATGCGTTTTATGTGCTGCGGGAGCACGTCGGCTTCGTGCGCAGCCGGCTGGCGGCTGCGGCGCGGGAACACAGCCACCCCTAG
- the hpnK gene encoding hopanoid biosynthesis-associated protein HpnK, giving the protein MVASRPRALIVTADDFGLHPRVNLAVERAHRDGVLSAASLMIGAPAAADAVARARTLPRLRVGLHLVLADGAALTPRAEIAALLDEHGRFGDNMAWDGVRFFFLPHVRRQLAREIRAQFDAFANTGLTLDHVNTHKHFHLHPTVLGLILEIGREYGMRAMRLPFEVGAPLWLRPWIATVRARLDRAGIVHNDYVVGIAESGRMGEAAWLQALADLPDGVSEIYCHPAMAGDRALSHGMRAYRHADELQALLSPRVAAAIRATGARLGGFADVLPG; this is encoded by the coding sequence ATGGTGGCTAGCCGGCCACGCGCGCTGATCGTGACCGCCGACGATTTCGGTTTGCACCCGCGCGTGAATCTGGCCGTCGAGCGTGCGCATCGCGACGGCGTGCTGAGCGCCGCGAGTCTGATGATCGGCGCACCGGCCGCCGCCGATGCGGTGGCGCGCGCGCGCACGTTGCCGCGATTGCGCGTCGGCCTGCATCTGGTGCTGGCCGATGGCGCCGCGCTCACGCCGCGCGCGGAGATTGCCGCGTTGCTCGACGAGCATGGCCGTTTCGGCGACAACATGGCGTGGGACGGTGTGCGGTTTTTCTTCTTGCCGCATGTGCGCAGGCAGCTTGCGCGAGAGATTCGCGCGCAATTCGACGCGTTCGCCAACACCGGTTTGACGCTCGACCACGTCAACACGCACAAGCATTTTCATTTGCATCCGACGGTGCTGGGCTTGATCCTGGAGATCGGCCGCGAGTACGGCATGCGGGCGATGCGTCTGCCGTTCGAGGTCGGTGCGCCGCTCTGGCTGAGGCCGTGGATCGCAACGGTGCGGGCACGGCTGGATCGCGCGGGGATCGTGCACAATGATTACGTGGTGGGAATCGCCGAGAGCGGCCGGATGGGTGAAGCGGCGTGGCTCCAGGCGCTCGCCGATTTGCCGGATGGCGTGAGCGAGATTTACTGCCATCCGGCCATGGCCGGCGACCGTGCGTTGAGTCACGGCATGCGGGCTTACCGGCATGCCGACGAACTGCAGGCGCTGTTGTCGCCGCGCGTCGCGGCGGCGATTCGAGCGACGGGCGCGAGGCTGGGCGGCTTTGCGGATGTGCTGCCGGGGTAG
- a CDS encoding ATP-binding protein, with protein MTSIRRWLLGWLIFGMAAASGMAGYGIFHTAREEASELFDYELRTVALSLPSNLSGAGDGEHRPPDLGDLADDRIVIEIWDRAGTMIYHSMQAPVFMRLPAGFNTVERGEYHWRTFGVAQPARYIQVAQPVSVREDLALRLALHTLWPLAVLVPVTIVLVLLVVARGLAPIGGLSRAVSTRSIDSLEPLHLDGAVPVEMKPLVDALNDLLQRLHTASQAQRTFIADAAHELRSPLAALKLQLQAASRDGSLKGEGQTLERLEGRVNRIIHLVQQLLTLAREDAQPVTSRAPVSLRRIGEQAVGDCSLLAEAKEIDLGLECEGARSATDPYTVLAEPHGMSVLLANLINNAIRHTPRGGRVDVILKRAGERVGLDVLDSGTGIPEAELERVFDRFYRGEEAQGEGSGLGLAIVSRIAGRHQLGLSLRNNQGRPGLCVAVSGLPAHEGEIATSARR; from the coding sequence ATGACGTCGATTCGCCGCTGGCTGCTCGGTTGGCTGATCTTCGGCATGGCGGCGGCTTCGGGTATGGCCGGCTACGGCATTTTTCACACGGCGCGCGAGGAAGCCAGCGAACTGTTCGACTACGAGTTGCGCACGGTCGCGCTGTCTTTACCGTCGAATCTGAGCGGCGCGGGCGACGGCGAACATCGCCCGCCCGACCTCGGCGATCTGGCCGACGACCGCATCGTCATCGAAATCTGGGACCGCGCCGGTACGATGATCTATCACTCGATGCAGGCGCCGGTGTTCATGCGCCTGCCCGCGGGCTTCAACACCGTGGAGCGCGGCGAATATCACTGGCGCACGTTCGGCGTGGCGCAGCCGGCGCGCTATATCCAGGTGGCGCAGCCGGTTTCCGTGCGCGAGGATCTCGCGCTGCGCCTCGCGTTGCATACGCTGTGGCCGCTCGCCGTGCTGGTGCCGGTGACGATCGTGCTGGTGCTGCTGGTGGTGGCGCGCGGGCTGGCGCCGATCGGCGGCCTGTCGCGCGCGGTGTCCACCCGCTCGATCGACTCGCTGGAGCCCTTGCATCTGGACGGCGCCGTGCCGGTCGAAATGAAGCCGCTGGTCGACGCGCTCAACGATCTGCTGCAACGGCTGCATACCGCGTCGCAGGCGCAGCGCACGTTTATCGCCGACGCCGCGCACGAACTGCGCTCGCCGCTCGCGGCGCTCAAGCTGCAATTGCAGGCGGCCTCGCGCGACGGCTCGCTAAAGGGCGAAGGGCAGACGCTCGAACGCCTCGAAGGGCGCGTCAACCGGATCATTCATCTCGTGCAGCAACTGTTGACGCTGGCGCGTGAGGACGCGCAGCCGGTGACGTCGCGCGCACCGGTCAGCTTGCGGCGGATCGGCGAGCAGGCGGTGGGCGATTGTTCGCTGCTCGCCGAGGCGAAGGAAATCGATCTCGGTCTCGAATGCGAGGGCGCGCGTTCGGCCACGGATCCCTACACCGTGCTGGCCGAGCCGCACGGCATGAGCGTGCTGCTGGCCAATCTGATCAACAACGCGATTCGTCATACGCCGCGCGGCGGCCGCGTCGACGTGATCCTGAAACGCGCGGGCGAGCGGGTCGGGCTCGACGTGTTGGATAGCGGCACGGGGATTCCGGAAGCCGAGCTGGAACGGGTGTTCGACCGCTTTTACCGGGGCGAGGAGGCGCAGGGCGAGGGCAGCGGACTGGGGCTCGCAATCGTGTCGCGAATCGCCGGGCGGCACCAGCTCGGGCTGTCGCTGCGCAACAATCAGGGTCGCCCGGGCCTGTGCGTGGCGGTGTCCGGGCTGCCTGCGCACGAGGGCGAAATCGCCACATCGGCGCGTCGTTGA
- a CDS encoding efflux RND transporter permease subunit encodes MNFGQWMQTHRRSLLFVIALLAIAGALTAFRLPISLFPNVAFPRAVVSLDAGDRPAEQMATLVTMPVEEALRRVPNVRDVESTTSRGAAEISLNFDWGTDMAQATLQAQSAISEILATLPPGTSMQVRRMDPTVFPVLAYSLTSKQQSPAALRDLAQFQMRPLLSSVEGVARVEVTGGAQSEFEVAVDPARLATYKLSLADVSKAIGASNVLMANGRIEDHDKLYLVIANTTITRLDELRNVVVSAVGATQIRLGDIATVRQGVTPQWMRVTADGQDAVLLNVYQQPGANSVAMATAIRAKLAAFQPQMPAGVKLANWYDQSELVIASATSVRDAIMIGVVLAALTLFAFLRNWKITAIAVALVPVVMAATILLLDVFGMGFNIMTLGGMAAAVGLVIDDAIVMIEHIVRRMREAGARSFHGRVMAAALEFTRPLAGSSAATLIIFVPLAFLSGVTGAFFKALSVTMASALFISFLVTWLAVPILCDRWLKPQDADEHRETRFAAWMNRRYAVLVERVTGRPILVLLGLLPLIVVAAFAFTRVGSGFMPSMDEGGFVLDYHTQPGTSVTETDRLMKQIEGIIRANPNVATYSRRTGAGLGGDLNEPNKGDFFVRLKSGRREPIDTVMEEIRSKVDTQVPGVSIELAQLMEDLIGDLTAVPQPVQIKIYSDDPTTLDATAKKVAARIGKIQGVVDVNDGINPAGDALELHIRPEAAAAEGMDPQSVAQAVSDMLEGNVATQFQSGPKTVGVRVRVAGAMTLTDTQLGRLQIRAPDGHLFALNRVAELVTVTGQPEISRDNLKRMVAVTARIDGRDLGSTIADVQKALGDKNLLPTGVYYELGGLYQQQQIAFKGLLSVFGAAIALVFGLLLFLYERFRVALAVMAMPLLATGAVFIGLWATGIELNISAMMGMTMIIGIVTEVAIFYVSELQSLMRDEEMPLEAALIAAGRNRLRPIAMTTIAAILALLPLAFALGQGSAMQQPLAIAIISGLMVQLPLVLLLLPVLLKLLMKQQAI; translated from the coding sequence ATGAATTTCGGTCAATGGATGCAGACGCACCGCCGCTCGCTGCTGTTCGTGATCGCGTTGCTGGCAATCGCGGGCGCCCTCACCGCGTTCCGTCTGCCGATCTCGCTGTTCCCGAACGTCGCGTTTCCGCGCGCGGTCGTCTCGCTCGACGCGGGCGACCGCCCCGCCGAACAGATGGCCACGCTCGTCACGATGCCGGTCGAAGAAGCGTTGCGGCGCGTGCCGAATGTGCGCGACGTCGAGTCGACCACCAGTCGCGGCGCGGCGGAAATCTCGCTGAACTTCGACTGGGGCACCGACATGGCGCAGGCCACCTTGCAGGCACAATCGGCGATCAGCGAGATTCTCGCGACGCTGCCACCAGGCACGTCGATGCAGGTACGCCGCATGGACCCGACGGTGTTTCCGGTGCTGGCCTACAGCCTCACGTCGAAGCAGCAGTCGCCGGCCGCGCTGCGCGATCTCGCGCAATTCCAGATGCGCCCGCTGCTTTCGTCGGTGGAAGGTGTTGCGCGCGTCGAGGTGACCGGCGGTGCGCAGAGCGAGTTCGAGGTTGCCGTCGATCCCGCCCGCCTCGCCACCTACAAACTGTCGCTCGCGGACGTGTCGAAAGCGATCGGCGCGAGCAACGTGCTGATGGCGAACGGCCGGATCGAAGATCACGACAAGCTGTATCTCGTGATCGCCAACACCACCATTACGCGGCTCGACGAACTGCGTAACGTCGTCGTCTCCGCTGTCGGCGCCACGCAGATCCGTCTCGGCGATATCGCCACCGTCCGTCAGGGCGTCACGCCGCAATGGATGCGCGTCACCGCCGACGGCCAGGACGCCGTGCTGCTCAACGTCTACCAGCAACCGGGCGCCAACAGCGTGGCGATGGCCACGGCGATCCGCGCGAAGCTCGCCGCCTTCCAGCCGCAGATGCCGGCTGGCGTGAAACTCGCGAACTGGTACGACCAGAGCGAACTGGTGATCGCCTCGGCCACCAGCGTGCGCGACGCGATCATGATCGGCGTGGTGCTGGCCGCGTTGACGCTGTTCGCCTTCCTGCGCAACTGGAAGATCACCGCGATCGCCGTGGCGCTGGTGCCGGTCGTGATGGCCGCGACGATCCTGCTGCTCGACGTGTTCGGCATGGGCTTCAACATCATGACGCTGGGCGGCATGGCGGCGGCCGTCGGCCTCGTGATCGACGACGCGATCGTGATGATCGAACACATCGTGCGGCGCATGCGCGAAGCCGGCGCGCGCTCGTTTCACGGCCGCGTGATGGCGGCCGCGCTGGAATTCACGCGGCCGCTGGCCGGCTCGTCGGCGGCGACGCTGATCATTTTCGTGCCGCTGGCGTTTCTGTCCGGCGTAACCGGGGCGTTCTTCAAGGCGCTCTCGGTGACCATGGCAAGCGCGCTGTTCATTTCGTTTCTCGTCACGTGGCTCGCCGTGCCGATTCTGTGCGACCGCTGGCTCAAACCGCAAGACGCCGACGAACATCGCGAAACCCGCTTCGCCGCGTGGATGAACCGGCGCTACGCGGTGCTGGTCGAGCGCGTCACCGGCCGGCCGATCCTCGTGCTGCTCGGGTTGCTGCCGTTGATCGTGGTGGCCGCGTTCGCGTTCACGCGGGTGGGCAGCGGCTTCATGCCGAGCATGGACGAAGGCGGCTTCGTGCTCGACTATCACACCCAGCCCGGCACCTCGGTGACCGAAACCGACCGGCTGATGAAGCAGATCGAGGGCATCATCCGCGCGAATCCGAATGTCGCGACGTATTCGCGCCGCACCGGCGCGGGCCTCGGCGGCGATCTGAACGAGCCGAACAAGGGCGACTTCTTCGTCCGTCTGAAATCGGGTCGGCGCGAGCCCATTGACACGGTCATGGAAGAAATCCGCTCGAAGGTCGACACGCAGGTGCCCGGCGTGAGCATCGAACTCGCGCAATTGATGGAGGATCTGATCGGCGATCTGACGGCCGTGCCGCAGCCGGTGCAGATCAAGATCTATTCCGACGACCCAACCACGCTGGACGCGACCGCGAAAAAAGTCGCCGCGCGGATCGGCAAGATTCAGGGCGTGGTGGACGTGAACGACGGCATCAACCCGGCCGGCGACGCGCTCGAATTGCACATCCGTCCGGAAGCAGCGGCGGCCGAGGGCATGGATCCGCAGTCGGTCGCGCAGGCGGTGTCCGACATGCTGGAAGGCAATGTCGCGACACAGTTCCAGAGTGGGCCGAAGACGGTCGGCGTGCGCGTGCGCGTGGCCGGTGCGATGACGCTGACCGATACGCAACTGGGCCGCTTACAGATTCGCGCGCCGGACGGTCATCTGTTTGCGTTGAACCGCGTGGCCGAGCTGGTGACGGTGACCGGTCAACCGGAAATCAGCCGCGATAATCTGAAGCGAATGGTGGCGGTGACCGCCCGCATCGATGGACGCGATCTGGGCTCGACCATCGCCGACGTGCAGAAAGCGCTCGGCGATAAAAACCTGTTGCCGACCGGCGTGTACTACGAATTGGGCGGCTTGTACCAGCAACAGCAGATCGCGTTCAAGGGCCTGCTGAGCGTGTTCGGCGCGGCAATCGCGCTGGTGTTCGGCCTGCTGCTGTTTCTCTACGAGCGCTTTCGCGTCGCGCTGGCGGTCATGGCGATGCCCTTGCTCGCGACGGGCGCGGTCTTCATCGGGCTATGGGCGACCGGCATCGAACTGAACATCTCCGCGATGATGGGCATGACGATGATTATCGGCATCGTGACCGAGGTCGCGATTTTCTACGTCTCGGAGTTGCAGTCACTGATGCGCGACGAGGAGATGCCGCTCGAAGCGGCCTTGATCGCCGCCGGCCGCAATCGTCTGCGCCCCATCGCCATGACGACGATCGCCGCGATTCTGGCGCTGCTGCCGCTCGCTTTCGCGCTCGGGCAAGGATCGGCGATGCAGCAGCCGCTGGCCATCGCGATCATCTCCGGTTTGATGGTGCAGTTGCCGCTGGTGCTGCTCCTGCTGCCGGTGCTGTTGAAGCTGCTGATGAAACAACAGGCGATCTAG
- a CDS encoding ProQ/FinO family protein produces the protein MGFEQLAELKKQLAAARAEAAPAAKPDAKRGSKPGAKPAAQAGERHRAKPAQPPRRHAPDARPNANADANAQAPARARPSSHAKPAADAKPVDPVVKSIGRLQKRFPNAFPKNPAPKLPLKVGIFEDLVVHAKELSLSEAELRDAIKTWCRGSRYWKCLVEGAARVDLTGSEAGTVSTQEAAGAQRLQAHRANRGAQKAAAAGAADAAVNHEVAAEPATEPAAEPAAEPAAEPTTEAATPAGAPPATPAA, from the coding sequence ATGGGTTTCGAACAACTTGCTGAACTGAAGAAGCAACTGGCCGCGGCGCGAGCCGAAGCGGCGCCTGCCGCCAAGCCGGATGCAAAGCGTGGTTCCAAGCCTGGCGCGAAACCCGCTGCCCAGGCTGGCGAACGGCATCGCGCGAAGCCTGCGCAGCCGCCGCGCCGTCATGCGCCCGATGCCAGGCCGAACGCCAATGCGGACGCGAACGCCCAGGCGCCCGCGCGCGCCCGGCCGTCCTCGCACGCCAAACCGGCGGCGGATGCGAAGCCGGTGGACCCGGTGGTGAAATCGATCGGCCGCCTGCAGAAGCGTTTTCCGAATGCGTTCCCGAAGAACCCGGCGCCGAAGCTGCCGCTGAAGGTCGGCATTTTCGAAGACCTCGTGGTCCACGCGAAGGAGCTGTCGCTGAGCGAAGCCGAATTGCGCGACGCGATCAAGACGTGGTGCCGTGGCAGCCGTTACTGGAAGTGCCTCGTCGAAGGCGCCGCACGGGTGGATCTGACGGGCAGCGAAGCCGGTACGGTGAGCACGCAGGAAGCGGCGGGCGCGCAGCGTCTGCAAGCGCATCGCGCGAATCGTGGGGCGCAGAAGGCGGCGGCTGCGGGTGCGGCCGACGCAGCGGTCAATCACGAAGTGGCTGCTGAACCGGCAACCGAACCGGCTGCTGAACCGGCAGCTGAACCGGCAGCGGAGCCGACAACTGAAGCTGCAACCCCAGCCGGCGCCCCGCCGGCTACGCCAGCAGCATAA